In Spinacia oleracea cultivar Varoflay chromosome 5, BTI_SOV_V1, whole genome shotgun sequence, a single window of DNA contains:
- the LOC110798267 gene encoding uncharacterized protein yields METQQHQSWKLRFSFKNATIVVCLLNLVTALFLLQGFFSPSSSSRRFPQNHPNSVKLSYAKESEELRRAMQPLELIRRVREIERESYTEPETVQHTETKQTAAVDLSKRLTNARTFTDAASIKALEEWRKRKMERARQREMGRNATAAS; encoded by the exons ATGGAGACACAACAACACCAGTCTTGGAAATTGAGATTTTCATTCAAAAATGCAACAATTGTAGTTTGTTTGTTAAATTTGGTCACtgctcttttcttgcttcaaggttttttttctccttcctcttcttctcGTAGATTTCCTCAAAATCATCCGAATTCAG TTAAGCTTAGTTATGCCAAGGAATCTGAGGAGCTTCGAAGAGCTATGCAACCATTGGAGCTGATTCGAAGA gttagggaaattGAGCGAGAATCATATACAGAGCCAGAGACAGTTCAACATACAGAGACGAAGCAGACTGCTGCAGTCGATCTGTCTAAGAGGTTAACCAATGCCCGCACTTTTACTGATGCAGCTAGCATAAAAG CTTTGGAAGAATGGCGGAAGCGAAAGATGGAGCGTGCCAGACAACGGGAAATGGGAAGAAACGCAACAGCTGCCTCTTAA